TCAGCTGTATAGAAAGTAGAAGCAGGCAAAATCTCTGTTACAATAGGAGCTTTAAACTTTCCGCTCTCTTGTAATTCATGTTTAGACTTCAACGCTAATTCTTTCTGTCTTTCATTATGATAGAAAATAGCAGTTGAATACGATTCTCCACGGTCTGCAAACTGTCCACCTGCATCAGTTGGATCAATTTGCTGCCAGAACACTTGCAAAAGATGTTCATAAGGGAATATCTCAGGATCAAACGTAATCTGCACAGCTTCTACATGGCCTGTTGTATCCGTAACAACATCCATGTACGTAGGATTTTCCATGTGACCTCCTGTATAACCGGAGACCACTTTATGAATACCTGGACGCTGATCAAATGGTTCTACCATACACCAAAAACAGCCACCCGCAAATGTCGCAATCTCAAGATTGTTGCTCGTCACGATGCATTCCTCCTCTAATCAAAACAAATAGATCGTATCCTATATTGTTTCCTTTAAGAGGTGAAAAATCAAGAAAATTGCTTATTTAGATATACATTCTTGGCTTAGAAGGCCCGTTTCCTTCTGACAACGGTTTTGAAATAGGCTCTTTCTTATTAGAGTTTTTTTGGGAAGTGTGACTAGCTACCGTGCTAGATGGTTCTTTTTTCGTTTTATTCTCTTTATTAAGAGTAACATCAGATTCTTGTTGGTCATCTGATTCTACTGTTTCATCACCATCATCTGGTTCGTTCATAATCTTCATTAACTTAAACATCGTCGGAATGTTACGTACCATCGGCCCATATTCTTGGACCATTGGCATGGCTGATTGAGCCATTTTCAGCACTTGTTGTACATTATTCAACATCCCAGTAGCTCCACCGCCAGTTCCCGCTAATCCTTGAGCTGCTCCGCCTAATGACGGAAGTCCCCCTCCCCCTCCAGAGGAAAAGAGTTTTGAGAGAAGGCCGCCTCCTCCACGCGCTTGGCTAGCGACTTCTTGAACTCCCATATTCGACATACCAGGAAACCCTTGCATGCCTCCAAATCCATTGAACCCCGTAAAATTACGAGGAAGTGGATTTTGAAATCCTTGGGGTCCAAACCTTTGGGGCATTTGTGGTAATCTAGGGCCTTGATTAAACATTCTTCCTGCTTGGGGTATATTACCGGGACCAAATGATCTCATACCTTGATTCATTGGCTCCCCTCCTTTTTATATTCACTACTTCTAATGTACGTAAAGAAGGGATGGAAGGTGTAGGCGAATCTAATAATTTTAGTCGGATCGCCAATCGTTTCTACAATCCTTCAATAAATTCAGAACTAAAAACTCCTCTAATCAATCGTTTAGAATGGTTAGAGGAGTGCATACAGTATTATGATGAATAGGGATCATGTGGAAGTTGCCAATCAATAGGATCGAGGCCTTGTCGTACTAAAAATTCATTTGTTCGAGAGAAATGGTGACTTCCAAAAAAGCCTCTATAGGCAGACAGAGGACTCGGGTGAGGTGCCGTTAAACACAAATGCTTAGTTGTATCGATCATATTCATTTTCTGTTGAGCAGGTTTCCCCCATAATAAAAACACAACCGGGGATTCACGCTGATTAATCGCTTCAATTACAGCGTTCGTAAACTTTTCCCATCCTTTCCCTTTATGAGAGTGAGCTTGACCTTCCCTTACAGTTAATACCGTATTCAATAGAAGGACGCCTTGTTCAGCCCAATGTAGTAAGTGCCCATGATTTGGAGGGGTGATCTCAACATCCTCCTTTAACTCTTTATAAATATTACGGAGAGAGGGAGGGATTGCTACTCCAGGATTAACCGAAAAACTAAATCCGTGAGCTTGATCAACTCCGTGATAAGGATCCTGCCCTAATAGGACGACCTTTGTATCCTTATAGGACGTATAGTGCAAAGCATTAAAGATATCATGCATAGGAGGATGAATCATTTTATTGGCATACTCACTCTTCAAAAATTCCCTTAAATGCTGATAATACTCTTGTCTAAATTGGCTATCTAAAACATCTTTCCAATCGTTTTTTAAAATTTCCATATCCATTCTCCTCGGGCATTATGTAGATAAATAAAAACAGGTACCATAAGGGTACCTGTTTTTGAAGTATAGCATTCAATGTCGGAATCGTTCAATCTGTTGTTAGCTCTCCCGCGATTATGAGAGCAAAACTACCACTTAGAATCAGTCCAAAAACCATAGCCGTCATCATAGGAATCCCTTCTTTCTCCTCATTTATGATTGGTCTACTTTCAGTATAAGCGAAAGAAGTCCCTCTGGAATGAATGACTTATGGCAAATTCATGAAAATTCATAAGGGAAATGCTTTCTATTTCCCGGGCAAGCGCAACATTCTACATGAGTTTTTGTTTCCTGTCATTAATTGACGCTATATAACGAAATTAATCGGTAGACTAATCGTGTTTGACCATTGGCCCAAGTCATTTCGACAATTTTAGCCGTGCCGGTCTGCTCTGAGTCCTCAGTTCGTAAAACCTCTACTAATTCATCTACAGGAAATAAACAATACCGATCGAGATAGAGTTCAAATACGTTTTCTTTTTCCTCTACTCTTTTTTCATCACCAAAAGTAATAATCCTTGTTTCTAATGAAAGAGGCATAGACATCCTCATCCCCTCCATCCCTATCCTTTTTCCTTTATCCTACTTTAGAGTCGGGTGCTTGACAAGTCATTTCTATATGATCCATTGATTATAAGCCTTACCTGCCATATAGAGAGACTCGCCGTCGGCTGACGAGAAGTCATCATAGTTGAATGGGAAATAAATCGAATGCTTAGTCAGAATTTTAGTATTTCGTTCAAACTGCTTGGAATGTTTCATCTCCGAACCTTCTTCAGACATACATTCCATAAGACTCTGTAATGTCTGAAGAGCAGCGGTGATCTCTAGTATTTCTTTAAGGGAAAACTCTTCTAGATCTTTTAACTCAAGGACTCCGAAGTTCTTTAAATCCTCTCTATAAGAACTAGAGAAGAAAAAAGGAAAGAGGGATTCAAAAAAATATGTAACCATTTCTTTTACATACTTATGCTGTTCAGGGGTTGATGCTGTGACAATTCTCATGATTATAAAGGCCTCCTCAACGTACTCACGCTGTCATTTCGTATAATGATAATGGAAATAGATTAATATTAATTCTATCCATTACTATATCACGCGAAATTGTCAGAATTTAAGATGTAAATACTTCCAGTTATTTAATGGAAGATAAATTGGCACGTAGACCCTTTAGGAGAAGGAAGTATTTGTAATTTAGCAGGGATTTCTTGTTTTAACTGAGGTACGTGCGAGATAATACCTAGCATTCGATTTCCTTTTTGGAGATCTTTC
The nucleotide sequence above comes from Pontibacillus chungwhensis. Encoded proteins:
- a CDS encoding YqfQ family protein, which gives rise to MNQGMRSFGPGNIPQAGRMFNQGPRLPQMPQRFGPQGFQNPLPRNFTGFNGFGGMQGFPGMSNMGVQEVASQARGGGGLLSKLFSSGGGGGLPSLGGAAQGLAGTGGGATGMLNNVQQVLKMAQSAMPMVQEYGPMVRNIPTMFKLMKIMNEPDDGDETVESDDQQESDVTLNKENKTKKEPSSTVASHTSQKNSNKKEPISKPLSEGNGPSKPRMYI
- a CDS encoding uracil-DNA glycosylase translates to MEILKNDWKDVLDSQFRQEYYQHLREFLKSEYANKMIHPPMHDIFNALHYTSYKDTKVVLLGQDPYHGVDQAHGFSFSVNPGVAIPPSLRNIYKELKEDVEITPPNHGHLLHWAEQGVLLLNTVLTVREGQAHSHKGKGWEKFTNAVIEAINQRESPVVFLLWGKPAQQKMNMIDTTKHLCLTAPHPSPLSAYRGFFGSHHFSRTNEFLVRQGLDPIDWQLPHDPYSS
- a CDS encoding DUF2584 family protein, which produces MSMPLSLETRIITFGDEKRVEEKENVFELYLDRYCLFPVDELVEVLRTEDSEQTGTAKIVEMTWANGQTRLVYRLISLYSVN
- a CDS encoding DUF5365 family protein: MRIVTASTPEQHKYVKEMVTYFFESLFPFFFSSSYREDLKNFGVLELKDLEEFSLKEILEITAALQTLQSLMECMSEEGSEMKHSKQFERNTKILTKHSIYFPFNYDDFSSADGESLYMAGKAYNQWII